The sequence GTCGAGCTGCGACAGCAACTCGCCAACCTCGAAGAGCAGAGAGGAACCGCCGTCGTCGCCACCTCGGTCGGTGGACTCACACCGGCCGATCGGGTGCTCCTGCTGGCCCGGGCGTACCGGCACCTCTCCGGCTCTGGAGAAGGCCGCGCTCCCGAGACGGTCATGGAGCAGGTGCTCGACGCCGTCGGGAAGGAGGCGGGCGAGCCCACCAACGCAGTTCAGCTCGCCGAGGCCTTCGCCCTTCTCGCCAGCCCGCCCTGACGATCCAGGTGTGGCTGAAATCTTGACGCGAATGGTCATAATTGGAATGGTGTCGCAAGCTCGGCCGAAAGGAGCCCCGTGGCCCTCTCCAGCACCGACCCGACCTTCTACCGCACAGCCCGGGACGCGGCAGCAGCGGCGCCCGAGCAACTCGCCTATGTGGCCGCGTTCAGCAGAGGACAGGGCAGCCGACCGGATGCGCTGACGGTCGTCGACGTGGACAAGAGCTCCACGGAGTTCGGCCAGGTGGTCGGCTGGCTCGACATGCCGAATCCGGGCGACGAGCTCCACCACTTCGGTTGGAACGCGTGCAGCTCGGCCCTGTGCCACACGGGGCACGACCCCAATCACATGGAGCGCCGGTATCTCCTCGTCCCCGGCATCCGCTCGTCGCGCATCCATGTGATCGACACCAAGCCCGACCCGCGCCAGCCGCGTCTCGTGAAGGTCGTCGACGCCGACGAGCTGGCCAGGGCGGCCGGCTACTCGAGGCCCCACACGCTCCACTGCGGACCGGACGGACTGTACCTGAGCGCGCTGGGCGGCCCCGGAGGGGACGGGCCGGGGGGCATCGCCATGCTCGATCACGAGACCTTCGCCGTGCTTGGCCAGTGGGAGCTCGACCGGGGACCCCAGTGGCTGGCCTACGACTTCTGGTGGCACCTCAACGAGGGCGTGATGGTAACCAGTGAATGGGGAACCCCGGGGATGATCGAAGACGGGATCGTCCCGGAGCTGCTGCTCGGTCGCAAGTACGGCCACGCCATCCACTTCTGGGACCTGCGCGAGCGCCGTCACCTCCAGACCGTCGACCTGGGCGACAACCAGCAGATGACTCTCGAACTGCGTCCCGCTCATGATCCGGCGAAGGCCTACGGCTTCGTCGGGGTTGTGGTGAACGTCGAGGATCTCTCGGCCTCGGTCTGGGCCTGGCACCGGGAGGGCGGCAACTGGGGCGTCACCAAGGTCATCGAGATCCCAGCCGAGCCGGCTGACGCCAGCGCGCTCCCCCCGCTGCTCCAGTCCTTCGGCGCCGTCCCTCCCCTCGTCACCGACATCGATCTGTCGGTCGACGACCGATACCTGTATGTGTCGTGCTGGGGCACGGGCGAGATGCGTCAGTACGACGTGTCGGATCCGCTTTCGCCGACACTCACCGGATCGGTTCGCATCGGGGGAATAGCTGGTCGCACGCCTCATCCGGCGTCCGACGGACCGCTCAGTGGCGGCCCCCAGATGGTCGAGGTCAGCCGCGACGGCCGGCGGGTCTACTTCACCAACTCGCTCTACGGTGCCTGGGACGATCAGTTCTACCCGGATGGCCTCGGGTCCTGGATGGCCAAGCTCGACGTCGACCCGGGCGGCGGGATCGCCTTCGATCCCGAGTTCTTCGTCACCGACTTCCGGGGTCTGAGGGTCCACCAAGTCCGTCTCCAGGGCGGAGACGCCTCCTCGGACTCCTACTGCTACTCCTGACCGGGGCCTCCCGCTCGCGCGCGGTCGGCCAGCGCCGGCAGAATGAGGTGCATGGGACGCCTCGCCCCCCGGCTCGCCGCCGTGCTGGCGGTCGCGGGTTGCCTGGGCGCAATGGCCGTGGCCGGCGGGTTCGGGCTCGAGGCGGCAATGGCGGATCCCGCGCCACCCCCGTCGACGACCACGACCACGTCATCGACGACGACCACCACGTCGCCGACCACCACCACGGCACCCCGGACCACCACTACCGGACCGCCGGCGACGACCGCCACGACCAGCGTGCCGCAGACGACGACCGTCCCGGCGCCCACATCGGTTCCCAGCACCGTTCCTCCCATCAGCACCACGGTGCCCCAGGACCAGGGGGGGTCGAACGTCGCCGCCGGCCTGGCCGTGGTCGTCAGCACAGGGGACGGCCTGATGGTGAGGAGCACCGACGGGACCGAGAGCCCGGCTCAGGTGGGCCAGAGCCTGCAACGGGGCGACCAGTTGAGCACCACGGCATCAGGTGGCTCGTCCACCACACCGCACGCCGCCACCATTCGATGGTTGCAGGGCGGCATGACCGACATCTACGACGCCACGCCGCGGATCTTCGTCAGGGGTCACCAGTCGGTTCCTCGAGTCGCGACCACGATCTCCATCGATGCCAACCCGACGCCGACGATGAGCGTGTCGCA comes from Acidimicrobiales bacterium and encodes:
- a CDS encoding selenium-binding protein SBP56-related protein, whose protein sequence is MALSSTDPTFYRTARDAAAAAPEQLAYVAAFSRGQGSRPDALTVVDVDKSSTEFGQVVGWLDMPNPGDELHHFGWNACSSALCHTGHDPNHMERRYLLVPGIRSSRIHVIDTKPDPRQPRLVKVVDADELARAAGYSRPHTLHCGPDGLYLSALGGPGGDGPGGIAMLDHETFAVLGQWELDRGPQWLAYDFWWHLNEGVMVTSEWGTPGMIEDGIVPELLLGRKYGHAIHFWDLRERRHLQTVDLGDNQQMTLELRPAHDPAKAYGFVGVVVNVEDLSASVWAWHREGGNWGVTKVIEIPAEPADASALPPLLQSFGAVPPLVTDIDLSVDDRYLYVSCWGTGEMRQYDVSDPLSPTLTGSVRIGGIAGRTPHPASDGPLSGGPQMVEVSRDGRRVYFTNSLYGAWDDQFYPDGLGSWMAKLDVDPGGGIAFDPEFFVTDFRGLRVHQVRLQGGDASSDSYCYS